In Janthinobacterium sp. 67, a genomic segment contains:
- the moaA gene encoding GTP 3',8-cyclase MoaA: MNTIRYPQPDESEPCVDMLGRPLTDLRISVIDQCNFRCTYCMPAELYPSDYPFLPSSERLSFEQIETMARAFVRLGVDKIRITGGEPLLRKNLEQLIETLARLTTPDGRAVSIALTTNGSLLAAKARSLKDAGLDRVTVSLDSLDNGIFQRMNGVDFPVEKVLHGIAVAQAVGLNPVKVNMVVQKGVNDSQIVPLARHFRHTGVNLRLIEFMDVGGIGAWSRTHIVTSEAARALIAAEFPLESLGNGKPMSHETASRYRYLDGGGEVGFISSVSQPFCGDCSRVRVSSDGKLFTCLFAQDGLDLRPLLDSAQGLETALRQHWQRRGDRYSEVRGALAQLGGRKQYPTVRMSLVGG; encoded by the coding sequence ATGAACACCATCAGGTATCCGCAGCCAGACGAGAGTGAACCATGCGTGGACATGCTGGGCCGCCCCCTGACGGACTTGCGCATTTCCGTCATCGACCAGTGCAACTTCCGCTGCACCTATTGCATGCCGGCCGAGCTGTACCCGAGCGACTATCCATTCCTGCCATCGAGCGAGCGCCTGTCCTTCGAGCAGATTGAAACCATGGCGCGCGCCTTCGTGCGCCTCGGCGTCGATAAAATCCGCATCACGGGCGGCGAGCCGCTGCTGCGCAAGAACCTCGAGCAGCTGATCGAGACGCTGGCGCGGCTCACCACGCCGGACGGGCGCGCCGTAAGCATCGCGTTGACGACGAATGGCAGCTTGCTGGCGGCCAAGGCGCGCTCGCTGAAGGATGCGGGCCTGGACCGGGTCACCGTCAGCCTCGACAGCCTGGACAACGGTATTTTCCAGCGCATGAATGGCGTCGACTTTCCCGTCGAGAAAGTGCTGCACGGCATAGCGGTAGCGCAAGCCGTGGGCTTGAACCCCGTGAAGGTCAACATGGTGGTGCAGAAAGGCGTCAACGATAGCCAGATCGTGCCGCTGGCGCGCCACTTCCGCCATACGGGCGTGAACTTGCGCCTGATCGAATTCATGGATGTGGGCGGCATCGGCGCCTGGTCGCGCACGCACATCGTCACGTCCGAGGCGGCACGCGCGCTGATCGCGGCCGAATTCCCCCTCGAGTCGCTGGGGAACGGCAAGCCCATGTCGCATGAAACGGCCAGCCGTTACCGCTATCTTGATGGCGGCGGCGAAGTAGGCTTCATTTCCAGCGTGTCCCAGCCGTTCTGCGGCGACTGCAGTCGGGTGCGCGTGTCGTCCGATGGCAAGCTGTTTACTTGTTTGTTCGCCCAGGACGGCCTCGACCTGCGGCCCCTGCTTGACTCCGCGCAAGGGTTGGAAACCGCGCTGCGCCAGCACTGGCAGCGCCGTGGCGACCGCTACTCGGAAGTGCGCGGCGCACTGGCCCAGCTTGGCGGGCGCAAGCAGTATCCCACCGTGCGCATGTCGCTGGTGGGCGGGTGA
- a CDS encoding cytochrome ubiquinol oxidase subunit I: MFGFDTLDLSRAQFAMTAIFHILWPILTISLSLFLFVVEALWLRTSDPVYYRHARFWSKLLVLNFAVGVVSGIPLEFQFGTNWAPFSHHSGQFIGNILGFEGAMAFMLEAGFIGVMMFGWGRVPKGVHLFATGMVALGSSISSFWIMVANSWMQTPAGVRVLDGKIIVTDYVAAIFNPDMAWAVGHMWVAAVETGLFVIAGISAWYMFKRREPAFFARSFKLALMLLLVIAPLQVWLGDSSGVDVFKTQPAKGAAIEGHWHMNRDGEGAAWSLLAWPNQAEQKNDWSIEVPGMLSVIATHSATGKITGLADIAREDQPPMLPLLYYAFRAMAGIGMWFVLLSFWTFVAWRKVGGRVQEFVRQRKLLLAWVLTIPLPYIAVECGWIVREVGRQPWVVYGLLRTRDAVSDVAAHAVAGSMLMFCVFYIVLFVTFFVFAKKWLQQGPDVALPLPDTAHAAGY; the protein is encoded by the coding sequence ATGTTCGGTTTCGATACCCTGGACCTGTCGCGCGCGCAATTTGCGATGACGGCCATCTTCCACATCCTGTGGCCCATATTGACGATCAGCCTGTCGCTGTTCCTGTTTGTTGTCGAGGCGCTGTGGCTGCGTACCAGCGACCCCGTCTACTACCGCCACGCGCGCTTCTGGAGCAAGCTGCTGGTGCTGAACTTTGCCGTCGGCGTCGTCAGCGGGATTCCCCTGGAATTCCAGTTCGGCACCAACTGGGCGCCGTTCTCGCACCATTCGGGGCAGTTCATCGGCAACATCCTCGGCTTCGAAGGCGCCATGGCCTTCATGCTGGAAGCGGGCTTCATCGGCGTCATGATGTTCGGCTGGGGCCGCGTACCGAAGGGCGTGCACCTGTTTGCCACCGGCATGGTGGCGCTCGGTTCCAGCATTTCCTCGTTCTGGATCATGGTCGCCAATTCCTGGATGCAGACGCCGGCCGGCGTGCGCGTGCTCGACGGCAAGATCATCGTCACCGATTACGTGGCCGCCATCTTCAATCCCGACATGGCCTGGGCCGTGGGCCACATGTGGGTGGCCGCCGTGGAAACGGGCTTGTTCGTCATCGCCGGCATTTCCGCCTGGTATATGTTCAAGCGCCGCGAACCGGCCTTCTTCGCCCGCTCGTTCAAGCTGGCGCTGATGTTGCTGCTGGTCATCGCGCCGTTGCAAGTCTGGCTCGGCGATTCGAGCGGCGTCGACGTCTTCAAGACCCAGCCCGCCAAGGGCGCGGCCATCGAAGGCCACTGGCACATGAACCGCGATGGCGAAGGCGCGGCCTGGTCCCTGCTGGCCTGGCCCAACCAGGCGGAGCAGAAGAATGACTGGTCCATCGAAGTGCCCGGCATGCTCAGCGTGATCGCCACGCATAGCGCCACGGGCAAGATCACGGGCCTGGCCGACATCGCCCGCGAAGACCAGCCGCCCATGCTGCCGCTGCTGTACTACGCGTTTCGCGCCATGGCCGGCATCGGCATGTGGTTCGTGCTGCTGTCGTTCTGGACCTTCGTGGCCTGGCGCAAGGTGGGCGGGCGGGTGCAGGAGTTCGTGCGCCAGCGCAAGCTGCTGCTGGCCTGGGTGCTGACGATACCGCTGCCCTACATCGCCGTCGAGTGCGGCTGGATCGTGCGCGAAGTGGGACGCCAGCCGTGGGTCGTGTACGGCTTGCTGCGCACGCGCGACGCCGTCTCCGACGTGGCCGCCCATGCCGTGGCCGGCAGCATGCTGATGTTCTGCGTGTTTTACATCGTGCTGTTCGTCACTTTCTTTGTGTTTGCCAAGAAATGGCTGCAACAAGGCCCGGACGTGGCGCTGCCGCTGCCGGACACCGCCCATGCCGCGGGGTATTGA
- a CDS encoding Dyp-type peroxidase, with translation MAIPQSMLSVVARDEVHLQFNVKAGVDLRQLFKLLGKLWESEVTGILDPTLNRHHQLTGGTANVVLGFKPELWRAACPGCVPDNMASFAQDLVGANGKTAPATQHDFWVWITQSNAATLYDSMRTTLTLLSPFAELASEQVCFPYHNNVTFDGFADGVANPNPFRANGVAIIPDGEAGAGGSTVLLQKWRMDVERLRALPVHAAEQVWGRTKAGSHELSPLPVDSHVGRNQFIRDGEEADIVRRNANYANASEAGVMFVGFCKDITVTMGMLRQMYGVGYDGVTKTDRLLDFSTALSSAIYFVPSIDALLAVGISPADPG, from the coding sequence ATGGCAATTCCACAAAGCATGCTGTCTGTCGTCGCGCGCGACGAAGTGCATTTGCAGTTCAATGTGAAGGCCGGTGTCGACCTGCGGCAGTTGTTCAAGTTGCTGGGCAAGCTGTGGGAATCCGAAGTCACGGGCATCCTCGACCCCACCCTGAACCGCCACCATCAGTTGACGGGCGGCACGGCCAACGTGGTACTGGGATTCAAGCCCGAGCTGTGGCGCGCCGCTTGCCCCGGCTGCGTGCCGGACAACATGGCATCGTTCGCGCAAGACCTGGTGGGCGCCAACGGCAAGACGGCGCCGGCCACCCAGCACGATTTCTGGGTCTGGATCACGCAGTCGAACGCGGCCACCCTGTACGACAGCATGCGCACGACGCTCACGTTACTGAGTCCCTTCGCCGAACTGGCCAGCGAGCAGGTGTGTTTTCCGTATCACAATAACGTGACCTTCGACGGCTTTGCCGATGGCGTCGCCAATCCGAATCCGTTCCGTGCCAATGGCGTGGCCATCATTCCGGACGGCGAGGCGGGCGCGGGCGGCTCCACCGTGCTGCTGCAGAAATGGCGCATGGACGTGGAGCGCCTGCGCGCCTTGCCCGTGCACGCGGCCGAGCAGGTGTGGGGCCGCACCAAGGCCGGCAGCCATGAATTGTCGCCGCTGCCCGTCGATTCCCACGTGGGCCGCAACCAGTTCATCCGCGATGGCGAGGAAGCCGACATCGTGCGCCGCAATGCCAATTACGCCAATGCGAGCGAGGCGGGCGTCATGTTCGTCGGTTTCTGCAAGGACATCACGGTGACCATGGGCATGCTGCGGCAAATGTATGGCGTAGGCTATGATGGCGTCACCAAGACGGACAGGCTGCTGGATTTTTCCACGGCGCTGTCGTCGGCGATCTATTTCGTGCCCAGCATCGATGCCTTGCTGGCCGTGGGTATTTCGCCGGCGGATCCCGGCTAA
- a CDS encoding helix-turn-helix domain-containing protein: MHKEDKEEGIDAALIALLALLWEARREAPEKPWSLAKLAKRAGIQMSTLLRQLNALSSAGLVTVATAESGGGSASLSTAGAELCASVFAPPAAD, translated from the coding sequence ATGCACAAGGAAGACAAGGAAGAAGGAATCGACGCGGCGCTGATCGCGCTGCTGGCGCTGCTGTGGGAAGCGCGGCGGGAGGCGCCTGAAAAACCGTGGTCGCTGGCCAAGCTGGCCAAGCGGGCGGGAATACAGATGAGCACCTTGCTGCGCCAGCTCAATGCGCTGTCCAGCGCGGGACTGGTGACAGTTGCCACGGCGGAGAGCGGCGGCGGCAGCGCTTCGCTGAGTACGGCGGGCGCCGAGCTGTGCGCCAGCGTGTTCGCGCCGCCGGCAGCGGATTAG
- a CDS encoding FdhF/YdeP family oxidoreductase, translating into MSKPKSDARIAPYTHAAAGWGALKYVAINLFKEKVSAGNYRSLFEQNQPDGFDCPGCAWPDREHASTFEFCENGVKAVAAESTSKRVRPEFFQEHTVTELMEQSDYDLEQHGRLTDPMVYDAASDKYQAISWDDAFALVAHHLHALDDPNQAAFYTSGRASNEAAFLYQLFVRAYGTNNFPDCSNLCHEATSRGLPETVGIGKGTVLLDDFEHADTLLLFGQNPATNHPRMLGELREASRRGATIVSINPLHERGLERFTSPQHPLEMLTGGSTNICSLFICPTLGGDFALIKAMAKRVVELDDEAIAHGQERVLDCAFIAEHTTGFDAFAADLRAENWDLLLAESGVARDKIEELTQIYVKGKAVIATWGMGVTQHKNSLATVQILSNLMMMRGNIGKRGAGLCPVRGHSNVQGDRTMGIEEQPTKEFLDRLGLVFNFEPPRHHGYDAVGTIAAMLEKKVKVFVALGGNFSMATPDTPRTWDALRSCDLTVHISTKLNRSHLVHGKDALILPTLGRTEIDVQEGVAQGVTVEDSMSMVHISFGMNQPASPNLRSEIAIVAGMAQATIGSEKIDWLRYAGNYARLRDSIEQVFEDFFDYNLRVAKPGGFHLKIASRERVWKTDSGKAQFLVNAIELDTPIHRARQQYGERLMVLMTTRSHDQYNTTIYAMDDRYRGVFGQRRVVFINKDDLAMLGFAAGDWVDLIGVWHDGIERRADRFLLVEYDIPRGCIGAYYPETNPLVPLDSVGEGSRTPTFKSIPVLLSPSAALS; encoded by the coding sequence ATGAGCAAGCCAAAGTCCGACGCGCGCATCGCGCCCTACACCCATGCCGCGGCCGGCTGGGGTGCCCTCAAGTACGTGGCCATCAACCTGTTCAAGGAAAAAGTCAGCGCGGGCAATTACCGCTCGCTGTTCGAGCAAAACCAGCCCGACGGTTTCGACTGCCCGGGCTGCGCCTGGCCCGACCGCGAACACGCGTCGACGTTCGAGTTCTGTGAAAACGGTGTCAAGGCCGTGGCCGCCGAATCGACGAGCAAGCGCGTGCGTCCCGAGTTTTTCCAGGAGCACACGGTCACCGAATTGATGGAACAGTCGGACTATGATCTGGAGCAACATGGCCGTTTGACGGACCCCATGGTGTACGACGCCGCCAGCGACAAATACCAGGCCATTTCCTGGGACGATGCGTTCGCCCTCGTGGCGCACCACCTGCACGCGCTGGACGACCCGAACCAGGCCGCCTTCTACACGTCGGGCCGCGCCAGCAACGAAGCGGCCTTCCTGTACCAGCTGTTCGTGCGCGCCTACGGAACGAACAACTTCCCCGACTGTTCCAACCTGTGCCACGAAGCGACGAGCCGCGGCTTGCCGGAAACGGTGGGCATCGGCAAGGGCACGGTGCTGCTGGACGACTTCGAACATGCGGACACCCTGCTGCTGTTCGGCCAGAATCCCGCCACCAACCATCCGCGCATGCTGGGCGAATTGCGCGAAGCATCGCGCCGCGGCGCCACCATTGTTTCCATCAACCCATTGCACGAACGGGGCCTCGAGCGTTTTACGAGCCCGCAGCACCCGCTGGAAATGCTGACGGGCGGCAGCACGAACATCTGTTCGCTGTTCATCTGCCCCACCCTGGGCGGCGACTTCGCGCTGATCAAGGCCATGGCCAAGCGCGTCGTCGAGCTCGATGACGAGGCCATCGCCCACGGCCAGGAGCGCGTGCTCGACTGCGCCTTCATCGCCGAACACACGACGGGCTTCGACGCCTTCGCGGCCGACCTGCGCGCGGAAAACTGGGACTTGCTGCTGGCCGAATCGGGCGTGGCGCGCGACAAGATCGAGGAACTCACGCAGATCTACGTGAAGGGCAAGGCCGTCATCGCCACCTGGGGCATGGGCGTGACGCAGCACAAGAATTCGCTGGCCACCGTGCAAATCCTGTCGAACTTGATGATGATGCGCGGCAATATCGGCAAGCGCGGCGCGGGCCTGTGCCCCGTGCGCGGCCACTCGAACGTGCAGGGCGACCGCACCATGGGCATCGAGGAACAGCCGACCAAGGAATTCCTCGACCGCCTGGGCCTCGTCTTCAATTTCGAGCCGCCGCGCCACCACGGCTACGACGCCGTCGGCACCATCGCCGCCATGCTGGAAAAAAAGGTCAAGGTGTTTGTGGCGCTCGGTGGCAATTTCTCGATGGCCACGCCGGATACGCCGCGCACGTGGGACGCGCTGCGTTCGTGCGACCTGACCGTGCACATCTCCACCAAGCTCAACCGCAGCCACCTCGTGCACGGCAAGGATGCGCTGATCCTGCCCACCCTGGGCCGCACGGAAATCGACGTGCAGGAAGGCGTGGCGCAAGGCGTGACGGTGGAAGATTCGATGAGCATGGTGCATATCTCGTTCGGCATGAACCAGCCCGCTTCGCCCAACTTGCGTTCGGAAATCGCCATCGTGGCCGGCATGGCGCAGGCGACCATCGGTAGCGAAAAGATCGACTGGCTGCGCTATGCCGGCAACTATGCGCGGCTGCGCGATTCCATCGAACAAGTTTTTGAAGACTTTTTCGACTACAACTTGCGCGTGGCCAAACCGGGAGGTTTCCACCTAAAAATCGCCTCGCGTGAACGGGTATGGAAGACGGACAGCGGCAAGGCGCAATTCCTCGTCAACGCCATCGAACTGGACACGCCGATCCACCGTGCACGCCAGCAATATGGCGAGCGCCTGATGGTGCTGATGACGACGCGTTCGCACGACCAGTACAACACGACGATCTACGCCATGGACGACCGCTACCGCGGCGTGTTCGGCCAGCGCCGGGTCGTTTTCATCAACAAGGACGACCTGGCCATGCTGGGCTTTGCGGCCGGCGACTGGGTCGACCTGATCGGCGTGTGGCATGACGGCATCGAACGCCGCGCCGACCGCTTCCTGCTGGTCGAGTACGACATTCCGCGCGGCTGCATCGGCGCCTACTACCCGGAAACCAATCCGCTGGTGCCCCTCGACAGCGTGGGCGAAGGTTCGCGCACGCCGACCTTCAAATCCATCCCCGTGCTGCTGTCGCCTTCGGCCGCCCTCAGTTGA
- a CDS encoding aminotransferase-like domain-containing protein, with product MKLYEKLVGDIEQLVAKGVLLPGERIPSVRQTSQQHKLSITTVLRAYVKLESMGVIESRPQSGYFVRARAGDARATDLCMQASQPSTVPAEVHVSRLVLSTLRSIGLHDAIPLGSPYPDPSLFPWERINQYAGAVARRNRAWNVTDDLPPGNPQLIREIARRYMENGLAVDPDEIIVTVGATEAINLCLQAVAKPGDTIAVESPTFYAMLMAVERLGMKVVEVSTDPYDGISIEALADIMARQPIAAVMVMPNFQNPLGFQMSDQRKRALVQLLEQHDVPAIENGVYNELYYGDAHPSSLKSWDRKGMVLHCSSFSKSLSSAQRVGWALAGRYRGRVEELKFLNTLATSSFPQLAIAEYLQNDGYEQHLRRTRKAYAQQARIMAAAVLRFFPAGTKISHPQGGYVLWVELPGDIDSMQLYRRALECKITVGPGRMFSVSQAYRHCIRLNYSYPWSVGVEQAIILLGKLITEFL from the coding sequence ATGAAACTGTATGAAAAGCTCGTCGGCGACATCGAGCAACTGGTGGCCAAGGGTGTGCTCCTGCCGGGCGAACGCATACCCTCCGTGCGCCAGACCAGCCAGCAGCACAAGCTGAGCATCACCACGGTGCTGCGCGCCTACGTCAAGCTGGAAAGCATGGGCGTGATCGAAAGCCGGCCCCAGTCCGGCTACTTCGTGCGCGCCCGCGCCGGCGATGCGCGGGCCACCGACCTGTGCATGCAGGCGTCGCAGCCCAGTACCGTGCCGGCGGAAGTGCACGTCAGCCGCCTGGTGCTGTCGACCTTGCGCTCGATCGGCTTGCACGACGCCATCCCGCTGGGCTCGCCTTACCCCGACCCGTCTCTGTTTCCCTGGGAACGCATCAACCAGTATGCGGGCGCCGTGGCGCGCCGCAACCGCGCGTGGAACGTGACGGACGACCTGCCGCCGGGCAACCCGCAACTGATCCGCGAAATCGCCCGCCGCTACATGGAAAACGGCCTGGCCGTCGATCCCGACGAAATCATCGTCACCGTGGGCGCCACGGAAGCGATCAACCTGTGCCTGCAAGCCGTGGCCAAGCCGGGTGACACCATCGCCGTCGAGTCGCCCACCTTCTATGCCATGCTGATGGCCGTCGAACGGCTGGGCATGAAGGTGGTGGAAGTATCCACCGATCCGTACGACGGCATCAGCATCGAAGCGCTGGCCGACATCATGGCCCGGCAACCGATCGCCGCCGTCATGGTGATGCCGAACTTCCAGAATCCGCTGGGCTTCCAGATGTCCGACCAGCGCAAGCGCGCCCTGGTCCAGTTGCTGGAGCAGCACGACGTACCCGCCATCGAAAACGGCGTCTACAACGAACTGTATTACGGCGACGCCCACCCGTCCTCGCTCAAATCCTGGGACCGCAAAGGCATGGTGCTGCACTGCTCCTCGTTTTCCAAGAGCCTCAGTTCCGCGCAGCGCGTGGGCTGGGCCCTGGCCGGACGCTACCGGGGCAGGGTCGAGGAACTCAAATTCCTCAACACCCTGGCCACGTCCTCGTTCCCGCAGCTGGCGATTGCCGAATATCTGCAAAACGATGGCTACGAACAGCATCTGCGCCGCACCCGCAAAGCCTATGCCCAGCAGGCGCGCATCATGGCCGCCGCCGTGCTGCGCTTCTTTCCTGCCGGGACGAAAATCTCGCACCCGCAGGGCGGCTACGTGCTGTGGGTGGAATTGCCCGGCGACATAGACTCCATGCAACTGTACCGGCGCGCGCTGGAATGCAAGATCACGGTGGGCCCGGGACGCATGTTTTCCGTCAGCCAGGCCTACAGGCATTGCATCCGCCTCAACTACAGCTATCCGTGGAGCGTGGGCGTGGAACAGGCCATCATCCTGCTCGGCAAACTCATCACCGAGTTTTTGTAG